CAAACATCTCCTAAAAACTGGACTTTGAATGTGACAATACCTTTAGATGCACGTGAAGATTTATATTTGCTGGAGGTTAAAGTAGACAGCATTGTTGATAGAGAAGCGAACGCAGTTTCAGTAGTCTCTAAATTAAAAGAAAAATTCACTTTCATACAGATCACAGACACCCATATAGGTTCTGTGAGCGGAGGCTCTACTTACAATGAAATGAAGCGCATAATTGAGAACGAGACAAATCTAATAAAGCCTGATTTTGTAATAATTACTGGCGATTGCTGCGATAAAGAGCCTACTTGGTGGAGCACACAGGAATTTCCTGCAAGTGAGCAGGATTTGAAGTTTAAAGAGTTACTGCACATGTTTAGAGTACCTGTCTATGTTATAAATGGCAATCATGACTATTCCTACGTTTTAGAGGATACCGGTATAGTCTTATTCAGAAGATATATTAATCCTTATCCTGATTTCTCGTTTAAATACGGCAATTTCTTTTTTGTAGGCATGGATTCTGGCAAGTATGTGAGCACTCTAAATTCTAACGGTCAGGGCTTGACTAACGAGCAAATTACATGGCTTGAAAACCAGCTTAGCGCTAATAACAACAGCACTCAAAAATTCGTGTTTATGCATCACCCAGCGCATAACCTAGAGCACAACTCTGAAAATTACAAAGCGCTTATTAGAAAATACAATGTAACGTTCAGTTTAGTAGGGCATACCCATGCAACGAATATTTACGATAGAGACTACAAGCAGATAACCGAAGATGGCAGTATAGGCTCGCCAGCATTTCCTTTGTTCATGGAAGGCGGCGCTATAAAAGGTAGTGGCGGGTGCTACAGAATAATCAGAGTTAATGGTAGCAAAATTGACTTCTATACCTACGATTCAGACGGCAACGGTGTAAGAGACGATACCAAGTGTACTCCTACAGAGCAATTGAAGTTAAGTTATACCCCTGCCAATAACGGTACTGCAAGCTCTGTAACTGCAACTATAACTAACAATTTAAGAGAAGATTTTGAAAATGCATTTGTTGAGTTTAAGGTAGCACTTCCAGAAGCAGAGTATGAGTACATCGTAGAAAATGGTACAATAGAGCAAAAGCTTGAATTACCAACAATGCATGTATATTATGTGAGAACTAACATTTCAAAGCTCAGTGTAAAGAATGTAACTATCAAGCGAGCAATAAAATACTATCTAACTTTTTCACCAGGCTGGAATTTTATTACTCTGCCTTTGAATGTGAGTTATAAAAACGCTTCTCAATTAGCAGATGCAATTTCTGCGTGCAGTTACGTTGGGAGATGGAGTACTAGCGCAAATAAATTTGATCTATATGAGAAAGGTTATCCAGAAAAAGATTTTGTATTGGAAAATGGTGTTGGCTATTTTGTAATGGTTACAGAGCCTACAACTTTGCTGATTATAGGCGAAAGATTGCAATCTCTGCAAATAGCTCTGAAGCCAGGGTGGAATAGCATAGGCTGGTTCAATTCTACATCTATAGATGCTAAGGAGCTAAAAATCACAAATTGTACTGCTGTAGCATATTGGGATAGCACAAAGCACAGATTTGTAGTGCACACTAGAGGTACTAATATTTCTAACTTCTATTTAGAAAGAGGTTATGGGTATCTAGTCTATGTAACTAAAGAATCGACTTGGATAAATGATTAGCTTTTTCATTTAATATCCTTCTAATCAAGTTCGCATATTGTTCTATTCTTTTTCTTTTTCCCTGAAGGACTTTTCTTCTTCTTTGGAAGAAAAAGAAAAGGGCTTCTTTCATTTATTAAAAAAATTTTTTATCAACTCTTTTAGCGCCTGCGCTCTCGCGCTTGCTTATTTTCTTAGTTAGATCCTTAGTTTTTTTCTTGTCTATTCTCACCTGCCTCTCTAAATGCCACAGAACCTCATCCAAAGCTTTCATCAAATCCCATTGTGAAAGTTGACTCCTAGAAGTAGCGATAAACATCCGCTTTGGAGTGAGTAGTTTAGCTCTCACGGAATATTTTATAGTTTTACCGCTGGGCTTGTATTTAGCAACATCCAGCAAAAGCATTTGAGGTGGTAGCATTTTATTGATCTTCTTTAGCGATTTCTGGATTAGTTCGTACATTGCGTCGTAGACACTAGGCTCTTCCTCTAAACCAGTTATTTGCACATATGCTACATCTCTGGGCTTAAAACTTGCAATTGCTCGCAACACATCTGCTTGTGTGACTATTCCTATAGGCTTCTCAGCTTCTGTTATTATCACAGAAGAAATATCGTTTTTAGCCATTAGCTCTGCAATCTCAGTAACTTTGGAGTCAGGATTGGCAACTATCGGTGGCGAGCTCATTAAACTTTTTATCTCTACATCGGAAGGTATTTTTTCGCCTGCGAACTCACCTTTAGTGCTCTTTTCACGC
The Candidatus Thermoplasmatota archaeon genome window above contains:
- a CDS encoding metallophosphoesterase: MRAKKIIITFFILAIALASLFPNSYPALQLSELRAQTKAQKALPIFSDDFENSLGKWGITPAGKWNLSTSYAYSGIYSARALYDANNANYNLVSQEINLTTATNAKFRYVFRGSSESGYDYLYVEIKKATETTWTQLANYTGTAYEKSWWINVHNISSYIGSAIQVRFRFYTDSSNYGSSYGIGWYIDDVIVTEGATTVNILRPILAVPIIQEKGKWINVEVTADATSTSEWSASISTAYDTFNLPINSIMQTSPKNWTLNVTIPLDAREDLYLLEVKVDSIVDREANAVSVVSKLKEKFTFIQITDTHIGSVSGGSTYNEMKRIIENETNLIKPDFVIITGDCCDKEPTWWSTQEFPASEQDLKFKELLHMFRVPVYVINGNHDYSYVLEDTGIVLFRRYINPYPDFSFKYGNFFFVGMDSGKYVSTLNSNGQGLTNEQITWLENQLSANNNSTQKFVFMHHPAHNLEHNSENYKALIRKYNVTFSLVGHTHATNIYDRDYKQITEDGSIGSPAFPLFMEGGAIKGSGGCYRIIRVNGSKIDFYTYDSDGNGVRDDTKCTPTEQLKLSYTPANNGTASSVTATITNNLREDFENAFVEFKVALPEAEYEYIVENGTIEQKLELPTMHVYYVRTNISKLSVKNVTIKRAIKYYLTFSPGWNFITLPLNVSYKNASQLADAISACSYVGRWSTSANKFDLYEKGYPEKDFVLENGVGYFVMVTEPTTLLIIGERLQSLQIALKPGWNSIGWFNSTSIDAKELKITNCTAVAYWDSTKHRFVVHTRGTNISNFYLERGYGYLVYVTKESTWIND
- a CDS encoding CBS domain-containing protein, with protein sequence MEKLVSINTLKVNDCLSRILATASAQDMLSDVIGKMKKHDIYELPVVEKNKLLGWVSYTNLIKRRKLALSTNVSVVMVSSPEVKPEDSIIDTAELLFSTGFRTLPVTRNKELLGVISRSDIIKVAARIKELANVPAHEIMSSNPISMHENDGIIKAKDLMRDLGVKNLPVINNKNKLVGVVGLKDIVIHFEATREKSTKGEFAGEKIPSDVEIKSLMSSPPIVANPDSKVTEIAELMAKNDISSVIITEAEKPIGIVTQADVLRAIASFKPRDVAYVQITGLEEEPSVYDAMYELIQKSLKKINKMLPPQMLLLDVAKYKPSGKTIKYSVRAKLLTPKRMFIATSRSQLSQWDLMKALDEVLWHLERQVRIDKKKTKDLTKKISKRESAGAKRVDKKFF